In one Bacillus thuringiensis genomic region, the following are encoded:
- the proI gene encoding pyrroline-5-carboxylate reductase ProI, which yields MSIQNISFLGAGSIAEAIIGGLLHANVVKDEQITVSNRSNETRLQELHKKYGVKGTHNKKELLTDANILFLAMKPKDVAEALTPFKEYINNNVLIISLLAGVSTDSIRKLLQKDIPIIRAMPNTSAAILKSATAISPSKHATAEHIRTATSLFETIGLVSVVEEEDMHAVTALSGSGPAYIYYVVEAMEEAAKNIGLKEDVAKSLILQTMIGAAEMLKASDKHPSILRKEITSPGGTTEAGIEVLQEHKFQQALISCITQATKRSHNLGKTLEQLTKEK from the coding sequence ATGTCTATTCAAAACATTTCCTTTCTCGGTGCAGGCTCTATTGCCGAAGCTATTATTGGTGGCTTGTTACATGCAAATGTCGTTAAAGATGAACAAATTACTGTAAGTAATCGTTCTAACGAGACAAGATTACAAGAGCTACATAAAAAATACGGTGTCAAAGGTACTCATAATAAAAAAGAATTACTTACTGATGCAAATATTCTTTTTCTAGCAATGAAACCAAAGGATGTTGCAGAGGCGCTTACCCCTTTTAAAGAATACATAAATAATAACGTGCTTATTATTTCATTACTAGCAGGTGTTTCTACTGACTCAATTAGAAAACTACTTCAAAAAGACATTCCAATTATTCGTGCAATGCCAAATACATCCGCAGCCATTTTAAAATCAGCTACCGCTATCTCCCCTTCAAAACATGCAACAGCGGAGCATATTCGCACTGCAACATCTTTATTTGAAACGATTGGTCTCGTCTCTGTTGTAGAGGAAGAAGATATGCATGCTGTCACTGCATTATCCGGAAGTGGACCTGCTTATATTTATTACGTAGTGGAAGCTATGGAAGAAGCTGCAAAAAATATTGGTTTAAAAGAAGATGTTGCAAAATCACTTATTCTTCAAACGATGATTGGTGCTGCTGAAATGCTAAAAGCAAGTGACAAACACCCTTCTATTTTGCGAAAGGAAATTACTTCTCCTGGTGGAACTACCGAAGCAGGTATTGAAGTATTACAAGAACATAAATTTCAACAAGCACTTATTTCTTGTATTACACAGGCAACGAAACGATCACATAACCTTGGAAAAACATTAGAACAACTAACAAAAGAAAAATAG